One Chlamydia sp. DNA window includes the following coding sequences:
- the gatC gene encoding Asp-tRNA(Asn)/Glu-tRNA(Gln) amidotransferase subunit GatC, whose product MTQSYVNKEEIISLAKNAALELDDAHVEELVASMNDVVALMQEVIAMDITHIILEATVHHFVGPEDLREDMVTSDFTREEFLVNVPMSLGGLVKVPTVIK is encoded by the coding sequence ATGACACAGTCATATGTAAATAAAGAAGAAATTATCTCTTTAGCGAAAAATGCAGCATTGGAGTTAGATGATGCTCACGTGGAAGAACTTGTGGCATCTATGAATGATGTCGTTGCTTTAATGCAAGAAGTGATTGCAATGGACATTACTCATATTATCCTTGAAGCTACGGTGCATCATTTCGTTGGTCCAGAAGATCTTCGAGAGGACATGGTAACCTCAGATTTTACTCGAGAAGAGTTTTTAGTTAATGTCCCTATGTCTTTGGGTGGATTAGTCAAAGTCCCTACAGTTATCAAATAG
- a CDS encoding DUF378 domain-containing protein produces the protein MLCKVCRGLSSFIVVLGALNAGVLGVTGYKVNVIAHLLGEGTMLTQAAYVVTGIAGIISLMGFFSCSFKKHHKDCCSPKEGCHHHMDRE, from the coding sequence ATGCTTTGTAAAGTTTGTCGGGGCTTGTCCTCCTTTATTGTTGTTCTTGGAGCTTTAAATGCAGGGGTTTTAGGGGTAACGGGCTATAAAGTAAATGTTATTGCCCACTTGCTTGGTGAAGGCACCATGCTAACGCAAGCTGCCTATGTGGTAACAGGAATCGCGGGAATCATCTCTCTTATGGGCTTTTTTAGCTGTTCCTTCAAAAAACATCATAAGGATTGTTGCTCTCCTAAGGAAGGGTGTCATCACCACATGGATAGAGAGTAA
- a CDS encoding polymorphic outer membrane protein middle domain-containing protein produces MRSNYVNFCCLCAAALSPTVILFGQDPLDEKTLLTKNPNSVVCSFLEDWTMESHSSSLDSLARQEDPLYLLGNTHNWCVSNLQTLTNDELLRKETGDLSLQNFRCLSFMDCSSSKEDSPTLFHQKNGRLLLTNNGSMSFFRNHAEGSGGTISADTLFVQHNYLFTTFEENSSMKNGGAIQAQTFSLSRNVSPISFARNRASLNGGAIYCQNLVCAGNVNPLFFTNNSAVNGGAICCIQEQNSSEESSLSLACNQETIFSGNSAKEKGGAIYAKHVTVHHNGPVSFVNNSAKTGGAIAIQSGGSLSIIAGVGSVLFQNNYCHDSNQNSVRRNSIYLEKDAVLSSLEARNGDILFFDPIIQESTSSTSLLSALTQDTPTSLPSLVIQTTPNCSVIFSSEKLSPEEKKDINLTSQLQQPIELKSGRLVLKDRAALSVPSFSQDPKSLLVMDAGTTLTSSEDLKLTVLSIPLHSLDHENSVSIHAPDLSIQKIFLSNSGDENFYENVALLSKDQKGIPLLTVSKGQTRPNLPNGNLSSPFGYQGEWHFSWQDSEQGQTLVADWTAKDYIPHPERRSRLVANTLWNTYSDMQAVQSIINTTAHGCAYLFGTWGSAVSNLFYAHDHSGKSADNWHHRSLGYLFGISTHSLDDHSFCLAAGQLLGKSADSFITSAETISYIAAVQAQLAIPLMKISAQACYDESVHELKTKYKSFSKEGSGAWHSVAVSGEICAWIPIVSNGSGLFGSFSIFSKLQGFSGKQDGFEESLGEARSFSESSFKNISLPIGITFEKKSQRTRNYYHFLGAYIQDLKRSAESGPVTLLKNAVSWAAPMANLDSRAWVFQLTNQRSLYRFQTLLNASCMLRGQSHSYSLDLGATYRF; encoded by the coding sequence ATGCGATCTAATTATGTGAATTTCTGTTGCCTATGCGCTGCCGCTCTATCTCCCACAGTCATCCTCTTCGGCCAAGATCCTTTAGATGAAAAAACGCTCCTTACCAAAAATCCTAATAGCGTTGTCTGTTCGTTTCTTGAAGATTGGACTATGGAAAGCCACTCCTCTTCTCTAGACTCCCTTGCACGGCAGGAGGATCCGTTATACCTATTAGGGAATACTCACAATTGGTGTGTTTCCAATCTCCAGACTTTAACCAACGATGAGCTTCTTCGTAAGGAAACAGGCGACCTTTCTCTTCAAAACTTCCGTTGCCTTTCTTTCATGGATTGTTCTTCTTCCAAGGAAGATTCCCCTACTCTTTTTCATCAGAAAAATGGCCGGTTACTTTTAACAAATAATGGAAGCATGAGTTTCTTCCGTAATCATGCTGAAGGGTCTGGGGGGACTATTTCTGCGGATACACTGTTTGTTCAGCACAATTATCTTTTCACAACTTTTGAAGAAAACTCTTCAATGAAAAATGGTGGAGCTATTCAGGCTCAAACTTTTTCCTTATCTAGAAACGTCTCCCCTATTTCTTTTGCTCGTAACCGAGCAAGCTTGAATGGAGGAGCTATTTATTGCCAAAATTTGGTATGCGCAGGAAACGTTAACCCCCTTTTCTTTACCAATAACTCAGCCGTGAATGGAGGGGCTATTTGTTGTATTCAAGAACAAAATTCTTCAGAAGAAAGCTCTCTCTCCCTAGCATGTAACCAAGAAACTATTTTCTCTGGAAACTCTGCTAAAGAGAAAGGAGGCGCTATCTATGCAAAACATGTCACTGTGCATCATAATGGGCCTGTTTCCTTCGTGAATAATAGCGCTAAAACGGGAGGAGCTATTGCCATCCAATCTGGAGGTAGCCTATCCATCATTGCAGGGGTGGGCTCTGTTCTCTTTCAAAACAACTACTGTCATGATTCCAATCAGAACTCGGTAAGAAGAAATTCCATCTACTTAGAAAAAGATGCTGTTCTCTCTTCTTTAGAGGCTCGAAACGGGGACATTCTTTTCTTTGATCCTATCATACAAGAATCTACGAGTAGCACATCTTTACTATCTGCTTTAACTCAAGATACCCCAACTTCGTTACCTTCTTTAGTCATCCAAACCACCCCCAACTGTTCGGTGATCTTTTCTAGTGAGAAACTTTCTCCCGAAGAGAAAAAAGACATCAATCTTACTTCTCAGCTACAGCAGCCAATTGAACTTAAGTCTGGCCGCTTAGTTTTAAAAGATCGAGCTGCACTCTCTGTGCCATCCTTTTCTCAAGATCCCAAAAGTCTCTTAGTAATGGATGCTGGGACGACGTTAACCTCTTCTGAAGATTTGAAATTAACTGTATTAAGCATCCCTCTCCATTCTCTTGATCATGAAAATAGCGTTTCTATCCACGCTCCGGATCTTTCTATCCAGAAAATCTTCTTATCCAATTCTGGAGACGAAAATTTTTATGAGAACGTAGCTTTATTAAGCAAAGATCAAAAAGGGATCCCTCTCCTTACTGTCTCTAAAGGTCAAACACGTCCAAATCTTCCTAATGGGAATCTTTCCTCTCCATTTGGTTATCAGGGAGAGTGGCATTTTTCTTGGCAAGATTCTGAACAAGGGCAGACTTTAGTTGCTGATTGGACCGCTAAAGACTACATACCGCACCCAGAACGTCGATCTCGTCTAGTTGCTAATACGCTTTGGAATACATATTCTGACATGCAAGCCGTGCAATCGATCATAAATACCACGGCTCACGGATGCGCTTATTTATTCGGTACCTGGGGATCCGCTGTTTCTAATCTATTCTATGCTCACGATCATTCTGGGAAATCTGCAGACAATTGGCATCACAGAAGTCTAGGCTATCTTTTTGGTATCAGTACCCATAGTCTCGATGATCACTCTTTCTGTTTAGCTGCAGGACAGCTTCTTGGGAAATCTGCAGATTCTTTCATAACATCCGCAGAAACAATATCCTATATAGCAGCTGTACAAGCACAATTAGCTATCCCCTTAATGAAAATTTCTGCGCAAGCCTGTTATGATGAAAGTGTCCACGAGCTCAAAACAAAGTACAAATCTTTCTCTAAAGAAGGCTCCGGGGCATGGCATAGCGTTGCTGTTTCGGGAGAAATTTGCGCATGGATTCCTATCGTATCCAACGGATCAGGGCTTTTCGGCTCTTTCTCCATTTTCTCTAAACTACAAGGATTCTCTGGGAAACAAGATGGGTTTGAAGAATCTTTAGGAGAAGCTCGATCCTTTTCTGAAAGTTCTTTCAAAAATATTTCGCTTCCAATAGGAATAACCTTTGAAAAAAAATCTCAAAGAACGCGAAATTATTATCATTTTCTAGGAGCCTATATTCAGGACCTGAAACGTAGTGCGGAATCAGGACCTGTAACGTTACTCAAGAATGCCGTCTCATGGGCAGCTCCTATGGCTAACTTAGATTCTCGGGCTTGGGTGTTCCAACTCACGAATCAGCGATCCTTGTACAGATTCCAGACGCTATTAAATGCGTCTTGTATGCTGCGTGGGCAAAGTCATAGTTACTCCCTTGATCTTGGGGCTACTTACAGGTTCTAG